TAAGATCAGTTGACTGCGCTCCTCAGGTAGGTGCAGCGTTGCTATGGCATCAGACATCGTGTTGTCAACAGCAGGCTCACCTGGCCGAGCATCTTTAAAAACATCAGCTTAGATCGGTGCTGCACTGTTTGGCCCGCGAGGAAGGGATTCCTAGACGTAACTCCCGACCTGTCGGAGCGTTGATGAATCATCGCAACGATAGAGAAAACACTCCAATGTTGATGTATGTGATTGACAGGCAGGtgggagggcaaataaatgatcTGGAGTTGTTTTGAACATTGCGGTGCAGCTCGGGTGGATGTGTCGCTGTCTTGTCATGCTTCCCACTGCCTGCCAACATTTCCACAAGTGGAATGTTAACGATGCCGTTGATGCCGCCCTCTCACGCCAAATCTCCCTGAGGGTGTGTCATTCCTCGTTTGTGGTAGCAGTTATAGACTGtaaaagaagaactggacaaaaccCTGGTGGCGTCATCGACAGGTTTCTGAGTAGTGTTTCTGAAGCCTCTCTCTCCTCGTACTGCATGGCGCCATGTGGCACTGGGTAGAACAAACAGGTCTGGAAGTCGGCTAGAACATGCCCACTTTATGTCAATCAGAGTTGTTACTTTACATTCCTTCGATTAAATCTGTCTGAACATCTTCATTTCAAGTGTCGTTCCCGAAACATCGTCTGAAACTACTGCTGCAGAGCGGAAACAAGGACTGGTGGAGCTCTGCCGGGACCCGCCACTGCTTGGCCTGCTGATACCAGCGTTAGATGTGTTTAGTTAGACAAACCTACGCAGCATCGCCAACTGAAGGCTGCAGACTTCCATTCGCACACGTCCTGAAATGATCTGTTGTGACTCCTTTAGCTGATCCATGGAGGACATTTGGATATTCACATCAGGACCTCCCGTTTCAGAGGCGCCGTCAGAAGTAACCGCTGCGTTTACAGACGCTGGTTAACGCAGACCGCCTGCTCTTAACCAGGCGAACCACAACCTTGACCATAGTGGCCACAGCGGTCACCGtgatctagggttgccacctttcagaaatagaaataagggacgccctgatttcagctgcgcaggagccaaaaaaaaagccccaaaacttctaaactgaataaaaatgtgtttattttatatgaaaaaactaaatgctttgatttaaagtttaaagtgctttaatagcattgaacttgcatgactgtactgacagccaaccatactagcagctgaaatatcctcctatgctatgtatgtccacatcagcccagatgtaatatagcctacaggtgaagaatatggtgtaaaagttaatttatttcaataattcaactagaatatggtgtaaaagttaacttatttcaataattcaactagaatatggtgtaaaagttaacttatttcaataattcaactagaatatggtgaaaaagttaatttatttcaataattcaactagaatatggtgtaaaagttaatttatttcaataattcaactagaatatggtgtaaaggttaatttatttcaataattcaactagaatatggtgtaaaagttaatttatttcaataattcaactagaatatggtgtaaaggttaatttatttcaataattcaactagaatatggtgtaaaagttaatttatttcaataattcaactagaatatggtgtaaaggttaatttatttcaataattcaactagaatatggtgtaaaagttaatgaaaatacggtacaaatcgtgtcccgtattagttcaatacgggacgcaacatttttttctcaaataaaggacaattccgtattttacgggacgggtggcaaccctaccgtGATCTAAGCGCCAAAAGTGATGATAGCTTGCCACACGTTGTGTTGGCTGCCAATCAGAAGATCACGCCCCTAAATATACATACGTGTATTGCTCATATCATTTTACCTGATGAGCTACAAAATCTGACTGTGGAGACCAAAGCTGTTTTATGTGGCGTagccagaccctggtggtctgcAGAGGAACCGCAGCTCCGGATCCGGATGCTTGTGATCGGTAGAGGAACTGTAGGTTGCATGCTTGTTGCTATGGCAGCGCCATCCTGAGCGCTTTCACGTGGTTTGTTGACATAACTGTGTGCTCTTtctcacagagagaaaaaatacacactcatacacaaccTCTAAAACCCCCGTTATCAGCTTAAACAAATATTGTCCTCCGCTGACCCCCCAAACATCTGATACCTTCACAGGTTCAGGTCACGACGGCTGTTGAGCTGACGGGGTCAACTAGTTTATCGCAGCCGTGTTCATTCTTCAGATTCAGCTAATGAATTTGTCGGTGTTCACGGCCCGAGGCGCAGCATTCCTCTGCCGGCATCCAGGTCCTCCGTTAACTGGCTCTTTGTTTCAGGCCCAACGGTTCATGTAAAAGCAGTCTGATCGTGAGGATTTGTGCTGCGGGCTCCTCGAGATGGGGGCTTGTTCCAGGCCTGTTTACGTCTCTACACAACCCCGGGTGACATTTTGACCTTTGCCACGATGTGGATTGTGTTCCCTCCAAGCTCTTTCTTAGACGGATTACCCAGGAGTAAAAAGGCTCTCCGACTTGAAAGCATATTTGTGAACGCTAATGAGCGAAAAAGCAAAACTTGAGGAGCTTCATGGATTGTTGGCTGGAGCTTCTCATCCTTTTTATTCGGCTTCACAGTCATGTTCAAAGTTAGTTTTAATactgtttctttcatttttctttaaaaaataaaaacaattcttaGTATTATGCAAATGTAAGCTTAGATGGATCGCTCCATTATTTAAAAGATaaaatcttaaataaataaataaataaataaaaccatgtAATCCTGAGTACGGCCACCACTCATGCATGTCTGAGGGCTTTGGGCAttggctagggttgccacctttcagaaatagaaataagggacgccctgatttcagcagcgcaggagccaaaaaaaaagccccaaaacttctaaactgaataaaaatgtgtttattttatatgaaaaaactaaatgctttgatttaaagtttaaagtgctttaatagcattgaacttgcatgactgtagagacagacaaccatactagcaactgaaatagcctcctatgctgtgTACGTccccatcagcccagatgtagaatatagatacaggtgaagaatatggtgtaaaagttaatttatttcaataattcaactagaatattgtgtaaaagttaatttatttcaataattcaactagaatatggtgtaaaagttaatttatttcaataattcaactagaatatggtgtaaaagttaatttatttcaataattcaactagaatatggtgtaaaagttaatgaaaatacggtacaaatcgtgtcccgtattagttcaatacgggacgcaacatttttttctcaaataaaggacaattccgtattttacgggacgggtggcaaccctagcatTGGCTAACGCTGTCCACCGCTGGGGACCGCTAAGGACTGCTGGGGACATCCGTGGTTCCACTCCCAGCAGGAATCTTTCTGCATGGACTTCACATGTTCAGCTTGTGCTTGGGGGTTTTCTCCAGGTTGTCCGATCCCCTCCCACAGgccaaaaacacatttgttaggttaattgatcatttGAAATTACCCATAAGAGTGAGAGTGTGTggttgtctatatgtggccatGTGATAGACCGGTGCCCTGTCCAGCGTGGTCCCCTGAGGTTCTGCCCCATGACCTGGCCCTGGATTGAGCAGGTGAGCTGCATGGACCTCTTCCATGATTGAGGTGCAgcaaacatttacacacaccTCTTCATAGTATTATGGAATTAGGAAAGGAGTAATTAGTGTTGCCCATGTGATATTCttcgattcttttttttttttctccatttttggGATTACCTAATACTATGAACCAGTATGATCAGATAatgtttattatgtttttattgaaGAGTGTACAGCGCATGACTGTACACAACTGCATCTGTGCATTTATGACATAGAATCATGTGGAAATATGTAGACAGTAACGCTACCATctgcatgcacatgcacacagacgTTTAGTAATCTGGCACAATCTACAGATGTTTCTAGAGCTGTTAATCACTGCTGTAATTACTGTTCTACAGTTTATGAAAAACAGTCAGTCCTCAAGCAAGACAGGAAAGATATGTTTTTACGTTTCAACTAGTGTAGACCGGGGCTGAGATGTGCTTTTGTTTAGCTTGCAGCACCCAGCTATTTTAGCCCCGCCCTTTAGATAAGGTGGGGCTGACAGAAGATAGAGAATCGAAACACCGAAGAAGACACTTATGGTGCCAGAAGGTAGAACCGAAGATATGAAGAGGCTCTACCATAATACCAAAGAAAATATGTGTGCGACTAACGACGCAAATGTAAAAATACCAGATACAAGCTGGCCCCAAGATTGGTACAATACATACGTATATGAGGCCAAGCTCAGTGTTGTAAGTACACAAAGATACTACAGAAAATGCGTTTGCCAACGGTGTGTAATATAAGATACCAACTAtacgtacaggactgtctcagaaaattagaatattgtgattttctgtaatgcaattacaaaaacaaaaatgtcatacattctggattaattacaaatcaacttaaaagcaggccttttattattttaatattgctgatcatggcttacagcttaagaaaactcaaatatcctatctcaaaatattagaatattctgggaatcttaatcttaaactgtaaaccataatcagcaatattaaaataataaaaggcttgcaatatttcagttgatttgtaatgaatccagaatgtaggacatttttgtttttttaattgcattacaaaaaataaagaattttatcacaatatcctaattttctgacagtccggtatataaaaaataccggtatatatatgtTGTATGTACGCATGTGTAAATGAAGTAAAAAATACGAAGAGGtccaaaaacatgaataaaaacacaccaaagAATATACGAATACACCCAACCACCAAAGAAAATACGAACGGACCCAACCATTAAAGAATATACAAATACACACGACCACTAAAGGATATACGAATACACCCAACCACTAGAATATATACGAATACATCCAACTACGGTACTAAAGGATATACGAATATTCCAAATATACCactaaagtagggctgggcgatatattgagattttaatatatatcgatatattttcaaacgcgatatggtacgagacaatatcgtttatatcgatttaaaaaaaaaaaaaaaaaaaaagtttttttttttttttttttgattttgatatagcttatttggtgacaaattgacttgaatgttttatttgagatttgcacaaatgttttgttatttgcacaactgtcaacctcaggggaaaagtctgcctgttactgtctacattgtattaattgtacagtgtattttaatttaattgttatgcaggaaagggatatttgttttattttattcaagaagcatttttattctctatatgcaggcagtttatttttatttcatttgttttatacatcttgatattgtgcagacctctgttaataaaggtacctgtgtgacatttggcacgaggctttgtattaaaactgactgtttttttaagggtttgcctcagaaaaaaatgaagctaacagagatgctatgctataatgctttgggggaaaccccaattaaggcacagaaaaaatatcgagatatatatcgagtatcgccattcagctagaaaatatcgagatatgacttttggtccatatcgcccagccctacactgAAGAATGTACGAATAGTTTGGGTGTGTGGCCTAAATATGAAGGTATATGAGGGTCTGTATGtgtcaaactttaaagagaaaaacagtaaacatcaacaaaacataagaGACATAAAAGTTATAACATACttaagaaaacattttattttacattaacTGTACACATGACAATTCTTTGACTAAGTGATTCATAATGAACTAAAAATAACTTTCTCATTAAATAGAAAACTGAAACAAAAATAGAATTAAGATGAAAAATGAAGTGTTGCTTATTGTACAAAACAGAATGAAAATAGAGCTTAGAAATGAAACGCAGTTTATCGTACCCTGATGCAGCGACAGGCCTTTCACGAATCGTCTGTTCTGTACAGAAACTCAGTGACCTTCTCAGCACAACATTTGGCCTCTTTGGTTCCATTAATTAGGTAAAATACATCTGAGACATAATTACGTCTATaaaaataacttttcaatggcaGTTTCTGTTCGCTAATCCCGCAACTTTTCAGTGCAAACGTCACAACAATCATTCGCTTTGGAAAGGAGCGAAAGATTACATTTCAAGTATTTCTTTAACAATTGAGGACTGAAGGGAAGAGGACGAATGACAGAAGAGAACTGAGTGTGAAGAGCAGATGGAGGATGGGTACAGGCTACTATACATTGCATAGCTCATTCGGCACTTTTTTAGTGATCTGACAGGACACTCGGTACCCCTCTGAaggcatttttttgtttgttttttttttatttttagtacAAGTGCTTTTCAGGGTGTGCATTTCAGTTTCTGCAAGTGCTGCACTGCACAGTGACGGCCCGTTGGGCCCAAATTGTGATCTCCGTGTCTTTGACGAACCTTGGAGGGGGAGAAAGAGGAAGCAGTTTTCTCTCTGACTCTCCCAGTGCACAGGCGAGGTCTTTCCTCACCCGGTTGTCATGGTAGCAGGGCCTGCCAACGTCCCAAATCCCAGGGGGGCTGAGGTCCAGGCCCGGCGTTGACACCAGAGAGCGGCGAGAGAGCGGCGAGAGAGTGGCGAGAGAACGGCGGCGCCGGTGGCTCCTGCGAGGCATCAAGTGCTGCTGGTCCGATTCCACCGGAGAGGACAGTCAGACTGCATCTGTCGGGATGGTCACGAAGTGCTGGTGTTCGGAATTGTGTCACACAATGAGTTGTCAGTGCTTTAGAACATCAAATGTCTCTCTTGTGCTTACAGTTGGAGGAGCAGAgctagggggcggggccagtcaTGTCATCGACTGGTCATGTGACTGTCTTTAAGCGCTTATTTAAAATCTTCATTTACAGACGTGCAAAAGTTAGTAGCCCTTCTTTTAATCCTATATTTTTGGTGTGAAAAGATAAAAATCATCTCGTCGTAGTGGCTCTGATAATTAGACAAATAGAAGCGCAGATGAACATAAGACATTTCTTTAGTGTcacttagggctgttcgattaatcgattttaaatcgtaatcgcgattatgtaattagaacgatgttaaaacgtgaaaatcgtaaaatcgatttttcactttttttaaatttttttttttttaccttgtctgcacacatattaatgattgatggaaatacctctcaatacctgcaacaagtgccccatcggagaggctctttagtgtaggagggggcgttggaacatgccaccgggtagaccggctcgtgttccttgcaaaaaacttgcaaatgtaatgactgacattacacacctctacctccttcatgggttgcattattatttagcatgcaaagacccagtttagtttaattagaaaatgtcttgttttatttaattggaaatataacttactgtatgtttgcaagtgctgatttgctgattttttttttcagagataaaaatgtatattttattatattttttaaaactttttttcaacttattttacagagttttgcactttatttgttcatttttggtttaataagagcaaagtttgcacttaaagcccaatggggcaaatgttcaataaaaaaacagcatatttgaaatcatttctttgccttttgtcaattcacaaaataatcgtaatcgtaatcgaaaatcggattttgagagaaaaaaatcgagattttatttttgggcaaaatcgaacagccctagtgtcaCTATACAAAGTAAACAAACGTAAGCAATGTCAGCTGGTTGCCAAGCAACCCGAATCATGTCTACTCTGCTGAGCGGGGCAGCGAGTATGAGGCGCTGAAACGCTGTCAGCAACCCCATGAGTCGACAGCAACAACCCACTGTCAGGTCCACCCCAGCACCTCAACCAGGTTCAGGTTCTTCACTTGCACCTGGTCATTTCCAGAACCTGGATTCTTctatgtttgttgctgtttgagataatttcctgtcacatgacccagttttTAGCCAATGTTTAGGTTTGAGACAGATGCCTTTTTCCCTAAAATATTCTGGTCTGGAGAGGAGTTCATGTTCCACTCGCTGACTGCAGAGAGTCCAGCAACCCAAGACCACCACTCTTCCACCACCAGTGGGTCTAAGGTGTTTCTGCTGGTTTTCCTCCAGTCATTAttctggacatgaagaccaAAACACGTCCACTGTGGTCTCCTGTGTCCAGAAGATGCAGCGACTGCCTTGAATGTTATCCACGTGTGAATATgtgtaaatgtgtaaatgtgtaACTCCAAACTGTTTGGAAATGGTTTTAAGACCCTTCCCACATTGATGTCCAACAATAACCTTTCTAAGACCACTGCTGATACCGTTCCCTGCTTTTATGATCAATGAATCAATTAATCAGCGCCTGACATCCTAATCCAAACACGGCATTTAGGCAGAAAACCCCTCAGAAAGTGTGAAGAGTGTTGCAGggtgtttttttcatttggcGAAATCTTTTTAAATAGTTAAAAACAGTTACGTGTTGTTTTGTTTCGGGAGATAGTTTTTGGCAAAGATCCTCTAGAATCAGGTGACATTTATGATTTTACACTCAAAACAAGATTAAAAGACACGCTCTAACTTTTGAGCAAGCCTGTAAGCCATTGTTTTTTGACTAGATATGGCAAACTAGAAGTATCATTTGGTGATAATGGTTCCCTTCTTGACTCGTCGCTGACCCGTCGGCTTCAGGACGGACAGAAACTGGCGGCGAGCGTTCCACTCAGGTAGATAAATACACACTCTCACGCCagcgcacactcacacacagataCTAGGCTGGTCGCGGTGATTGCGTGCCTGCCGGCGTGGCGGGAGCCGCGTGCTCGTTCAGTAGATGCAGATGTTCTTGTAAGTGTGGCGTACAACAACGTCTCGTTTGTACAAAAGGCCTTTGTGACGGTTCTGAGTTTTGACGCCAGGGGGGGGGTCGGGGCGCGCTCAGGCGCAGCCGCACTCCTCCACGATCATGTTGGGAACGTCCCTCTTGACGATGTTGTACTCGTCGTCGAAGTAAAGCATGGACATGGTGCTGAGTTTGGTCGGGATGCAGCAGGAGTTGACCGAGCCCGGGCTCATCCCTCGCATGCGGTACTGGTTCACCACCGCGGTGTGGAAGGAAGAGGCTGATCCCGGGACCCCGGCCATGTAGGCCGGGCAGCTGCCTTCGCAGTAGTTGCCGTAGTAACCGGCCGGCGCAATGATCCAGTCATTCCAACCGATTAGGCGGAAGTCTATGTAGAACTGCTGCCGACAGCACAAACCGCCGCTGTTGCCGTCACACTCCAGACCCCGCTTTCGGATGCGGTGCTTCCCGTCCACCTGTCGCGTACGCACCACTAGGAAGGGCCGATGGGAGGGGTCGCCCGGTTCAACCAGCACAGAGGCCACGCCGGCAGCGTCACAGCCGTCGCACTGGACCTCCAGGTCCTGTCTGCGGTTGCCCTTCCCAAACACGGCCCGGACCGCTTCCGACAGTGGGAACGTGTGCCAACCGCTGCGTTTCAGGTCCACCCGCTTCTCCACCAGCACCCAGCGGCCCGTCCCCCCTCCGCCGCCTCCGGGGATTCCCTCGG
This DNA window, taken from Cololabis saira isolate AMF1-May2022 chromosome 6, fColSai1.1, whole genome shotgun sequence, encodes the following:
- the inhbb gene encoding inhibin beta B chain; the encoded protein is MSFSGLHVAIIMLACLALRVHGSGGSDPSAPHACASCGLRTAEQPVVDIDFVEAVKRHILDRLQMRERPNITHPIPKAAMVTALRRLHAGKVREDGRVEIPSVDGQNFNNEVQSETSEIISFAESDEHTSPKSGLFFLISNEGHQSLFVSQANLWLYFRLLPGNLEKGLRRKITVKIHYQEAGALGGAEGIPGGGGGGTGRWVLVEKRVDLKRSGWHTFPLSEAVRAVFGKGNRRQDLEVQCDGCDAAGVASVLVEPGDPSHRPFLVVRTRQVDGKHRIRKRGLECDGNSGGLCCRQQFYIDFRLIGWNDWIIAPAGYYGNYCEGSCPAYMAGVPGSASSFHTAVVNQYRMRGMSPGSVNSCCIPTKLSTMSMLYFDDEYNIVKRDVPNMIVEECGCA